tcatcccagcgaggaaaaagaatataattactgccctgaaaaacaagaaaaagtggtgataaaaaaaaatcacactcaccttccttcagctgctggggcccagccgcatcctctctgcgctgtccctgcctcttcaaagcagttctttcagcaggtggggatttaaaatccccgcctgctgaaggagctgcttctgattggctgaggcgctcagccaatcacaggcagctctcgactGTCATTCATTGGGCGAGAGCTGCCCATGATTGGCtgtgcacctcagccaatcacagacagctgcttctgattggctgagcacctcagccaatcaaaggcagctctcgctgaatgtatgacaggtgagagctgcctgtgattggctgagcgattcagccaatcagaagcagctctttcagcaggcggggattttgaatccccacctgctgaaagaactgctttgaaGAGCCGGGGTCAGGGCAGAGAAGAtccggctgagccccagcagctgaaggaaggtgagtatgactttttttttatcaccactttttcttgtttttcagggcagTGATTatattctttttcctcgcggggatgaaggaaacatatcACCACTTTTCCTTTTTTCAGGCAGGgaggagcttatatttaaagctcttttttCTGAAtaacaattatggggtgccggcagcaggatatcctaccgcagctgtcatctgtgacagctgtgataggaaattctttattccccgcaatcatgaagaattcctttgctgcatctgttacagatgtgacaggtgcagcacggAATTCTTTTttctcacggggatgaaggaaacatctgccacatgcggcactTGTGTTctccatccccgcggggacacggcagtggcggacaggtaagtatttttatttattttatttttttttttacactaaaattcttgtttttcaggaaagagcttatatgtaaagcccctaCATGAAAAacagctgcagctccattaaaggcaatgtatggaccttcatacacgcaAGTTTTTGCACGTATATGGGTGCGCACctttgtacgcacaaaaacacgttcgtgtgaagccaccctaacgcATATTTATTACATGTTTTGATTAAAGATTTTGGGTTGTTCACCTTCTGGAGCTTGCAAGTTTTACACTAAAATACAATGCATATAAAAAACAAAAGTCTGTACATCCAGCAAAAATATGAAGTGCGAAGGTGCACAGTAAGCCATGGTTGcaagaaatacagtaacagaCATCTGCTTCAGCACTCATTTACACTTAGCGtctgcaaacaaatgcataaggcctcatgtccacgggtaaattgtcattttaaatccgcagcgtttttccagcacgcggatccgcgccctatagggatgcattggacacccgcaggtagttaaatacctgcggatatcatttttcccttcaggcgcagatccgcgtgcgagaaaaaaatgagacatgctccattttcgtgtgggtctcccgtggggacggctcccgcaggcttctattggagcctatggaagccgtccggatccgccgaacacccgtacctgaattaaaactcacctgtccggacgctgcagatcttcctTGTGTCGCGGCCAGAACTTCTTTCTTccgcccggcagatgtgcccggcgcatctgcgcggcacgctgctggcgtgccgagcacatccgctgggccgaagaaagaagatccggccgcgacagaggggagacccacagcgtccaggacaggtgagtttattcttattttcaggctcatgtccccgggaaaggagggacccgctgcggatactgcatggagaatccgcgacaggcctgattttcctcgtggacatgaggcctaatggtttTTTGGACTAacagcataaaaatgcaaggttcttagtgaaCCATTTGATCAAATTTCTCCATGCCCATCCACCACATTAAGACGAACCTTAATGGATGAGTACCTAGCTCTATAGACACCTCTCTTTAGGCTAAAAAGTCTTTACatgaatgggaaagctgggtacctgGCTTATATGTATTTGTTTGCATATAATAAGTGTATATGAGTGCTGAAGCACATGTTTGTTACTGTATTTCTTGCAGCCATCGCTTATTGTGTTCCTTATTACTTGATTTGCTTGTTAAATGACTTTTGTTTTCTATATGCATCGCATTTGTGTAGAAGTGTCTGCCTCTGCTTCTGCCATACACTCCAATTTCCCATATGTCCCAGGTTCAGTGAAAGTCATGTGAAGGTTTTTTAGACTATAGGAATGCATCTAAAGAGCTAGGTACCCATTTATTAAGGTTCACCTTGACGTGGTGGATGGGCATAACGGATTTGATCAAATGGTGCACTAAGAtctttgcatttttatgtggttagtacaaAAAACcattatgcatttgtttgcagataTTAAGTGTGTCGGGTGCTGAAGCACATGTTACGCTAAAATACAAGCCTCTCGATTGCATTCAGTGTTCTTTCCATCAGATGAGCCAGCCTCTTTCTTTCTGCTCTCCTGAATGCTTATAAAGCTGACATCCCTGTTGACGTTTATGTTATTTGGTTGTAAAGACTTGTACAGGGCTGGAGACTGATCCAATAGTAGCTCATCTGACAGAATGGGAGAATAATGACACTGAACGCAATTGAGCATTGAGTTGAGTGCTTGTATTGCAGTGTAAAATATGCAAGCTGAAGACGAAAAATTATCCAACGTTTTTCATGTAAAACATTTACGTATATGCTTTACTTAATAAAATGCATGCAGTGCATTTAACATGTATTTAAAGGTATCCATAGTCTTTAAATATTCAGTGTGTCTTTGCATCATCAGTAGGATGTAAAAGAGGCTTATGACCTACAAAAGGTTGGAGCCCCTTGCTTTATGACTATACTTTCTAGAGAGTTCTGTACTGAGCTCAGGTActtcttgttctccctgcatttttaatccctgcctgttgaaaagcttcagagcagtgcagggagaacaagcggcagctagatgcgcctgagccccagcagacaggtgtgtatatatatttttttatttttttactactgctaaggatgatttttaaggaaagggcttatatttaaagcccttccctgaaaatcactgcaggggttgtcggcatcctattactttcaatggggcaacgtcatccccattgaaatcaatgggggagctTTGCGATCTGgaatggattaatggcttttcgattcattttaatggggaaaatttaTTTGACTTaggagtgttttgggttaagagctccctcacggaatgaattaaactcttaacgcaaggcaccactgtataatttttttaatgcagattaacTGTTGTAGTGGAACTGATATGCAATTGTGTAATAAATGCATCACCAGATAGAGATTTAGTTTAATCATCATTTTTTAAATGTTGACTTTGATCACATCTTTTTTGTTTAGGAGAATCAGGAACAAACATCAGACACTTGAGATGTCTAAAACTTTATTATTCTCCCTATCTGCAATCTATTCCTACTATTTCTATCAAAGGACAGTGTGACAATGTGGCTAAGCCACAGGATATAATGACTTTACGTGGTGTTCCATTCAACTGTACAAAGCTAAAAGATCAAACTAAGAAAATTACAAAATCTATctgaattaccatatatactcgagtataagcctagtttttcagcacatttttttatgctgaaaaagccccctcagcttatactcgagtgaggttaaaaaaaaaacaacaaaaaacctgcaatattCACCTCCCAGCTTGTGTCTTTGTCTCCAGCGTGATGGTCTCcctggtggtgcggcaagctgcttgagaattctcctcgctgtcatctccctgctcagctttgaatttccccgttgtcagcgctgtgtagataagcgctgtgattggctcgagCGCCAGCcattcacagccggcgctcgatcattcacagccattcagtggatgacatctctgaatggctgtgattggtttatcaagcgccggctgtgattggctggcgttagatctaatcacagcacttacttacacagcgctgatggcaggggaattcaaaccTGAGCAGGGAaatgacagcgggaagaattctcaagcagcttgtcgcaccgccgggaagaccatcACACCAGGGGCACAGAtggcagctgggaggtgagtattttttctttacctagtaaaAACTCGAGtataactcggcttatactcgagtcaatacgttttaccagttttttgtcgtAAAAGttatcggcttatactcgggtcggcaaatactcgagtatatatggtatatgctGTTGATTTAACAGTTAATTCTTTTATTTATCAAATGTAAAAGAAGCATAATTGTGAGGCTTGTGCTTAATTAGCAAAATCTTGTTATTAGGGTGCTATattatatataggaaaagtatgAATAAAGTTGGATTTCACTTTCAATTGCAGAAGATTCTGTGAACTAGGTAtaggtgtcagggaaatttctgtgtacagcaccaatcaggcccaccccaatgccctgcTGCCGgcagtaaagaagagacaccacacacggaggtctggtatagttcctcacacggggacataactgcgcactttattacagattacatgggatcttatacccttttgtctcatcactaggaatgggtgatggtctcattggctcaaattcaccgcataaccatatatgggaagtccggatttccggctgagacactgatgattatatacgtagttgaacagttgttatcttcatacggcgcctctgggaaaacagccaagcacgcggccttcgtgttcggttctgtattatctctgaatttctggacacatctctctcagccttgcaaacttttggaatatctgatgtaaggcgacatataagtttttctcattttaactttgaatagaacttgcatacaggtataaaagcataaaaaacatatggcaatatatacatataccctcacatagGTACATTAGTATATAACACATACAATCCTCAGCCTGTTGTTAATATATGTACGATGTTGAAATTAGGTCAAGTGTATAATATGTGGATGAAATGTTTGCAATCTATCCTTGGAGAGCATTACATAGTATAGACATAACAGCCAGTGGTATGTAATCAATTAATCCCAATAGTTCTGCAATTCTGGTCCCCAAGATCAATACTTGGGAACTAAACAGCAAACAAGTACATACAGGTATTATGATCATCTTTACTGTTCTGCCTGACAGGACATGCTGAGACGCTTAGTACTTATAAGGAATATGTATAAAAGGAAGAAGGCTGTATGCACATTTCCCATTGCCTGTGATAAAATCTATTCATTTGTAAGATAAAAATACATCACAACATCCCAAGGATATCATTGGGAAAATGTTAAATATAACTAAATACAGTTATTTACAACCACATTGGCATCTTCATATCCAAGTGCCTAAAGGCATAACATTTACTTAAATATGATCTAAAAGCAGGCTGAAAAAGAGGAATGAATGAAAACTGTCATTTGCCAAAGTTCACACAATAATATTAAATTGGTTTGAAGTAGCACAGAGGAAGCATATGTCTTCCATGCCCTCTGTGCCATGTCAGCATAACCCGGGGAGCTTTGATTGATGTCTTAACAAAGGCTCACCCATGTCAAGGGCTGACTGCTTCACCCCCTCACTGCTCATTGGCGTCACAATGGGAGGAGTTCATCAAATAAAATAACAACATACATCCCTGTGGAAGAGATAAATAGAGAGCTTTCCAGTCATTGGAAAGCCAAGTCAGTGCCCCCCAACCACTGGGTGCCAGCACCATTCTCACTGCACAAGCTAGAACTGGggatcagcaccatggacagcagctcCAGACTGCGCCTTCTTACCCTGGGCAGCTGCTTACTGCTCCTTGTCATCAGTGCTGTGTGTGGGCAGGAAGACAGCTCAGACCTGGAAACCAGGGCACTGCGAGACTTCTACCCCAAAGATGCCATTCCTGCTAGTGAGAAAGAGTTGGTGAGTGATTTGCTGCATCCTGTAATCCCAGAGCATTAGTTATTATAGCAGAGCTGGGCTCTTCACTAGTAAGGATAGCTCCACAGGTTGTGTAAGCTCCACTAAGGTTTATACTTATATACTGTGTGCAGGTTCTATAACTATAGTGTCTGGCATTCCATATGTTATATAAGCTTCAGCTGCAGGGTTTACATATCCACTTGTTACTATTACTTTTGTAGCAGTTGATTGCAAATATGTCACAATTCTCAGCTGGCAATGATAGTTCTTCAGCAACTGTCATGTGCAAGTCAATGCTAGGTATGACAATGAActtttttatatatgttatgtACTGCATTCATATACGGAAGCTTGTAAGCTCTGATTCATCTCTCTGTTTTATTACTGATAGATGTGTAGCTTCTTTTGGTATGTGGATGCTTACTGAATACTAATGTGAATTTTGTAGCTGGGAGCTCTGCAAGAAGTCTTGGAGAAATTACAGAGTAAACGTGTACCTTCATGGGAAAAGAAATTTGGACAGGTCCCTGTGGTAAGACAATTGCATTCATCTTAAGGCAATGTGTAGGAATATACATGGTTTAGATATTTAAGTTGCCCCTTGTCTTTTAGTTGCAccatttatttaaaggggcatAGTAGAAAGAGCATGGAAATCTTACAGTGCCTTGTACTTCTGACTAATGATCGTATACAGTATGTAACAACTCCACAcattattgcattatattgtatagaACACCACTTGTCTTTTACATGTATAAACCATATTTTACATTGTAAATCTAAAGGTAAATGAATGGGATATACATATCAAAAGGAGAAATGTCATATATGATAACACTAAGGATATTGTGGTCTTTCAGGGCATATTGCATATAGAAAATGCCTTCATCCTATATAGCCACAGATGCAAATCTGAAAAGGTCGATTATAATTGCTTTCTGAAATACAGCAGTGAGATGTtctttgttttttcatgtttttttcttgtttccttgtttttcagtgtGATGTAGGGGAGCAATGTGCAGTCAGGAAGGCTTCCAGAATTGGGAAATTATGTAACTGCCCTAGAGGTTCTGcctgcaacttcttccttttaaagtgtttatagaaaaaaatccagaGACAATGTGCAGAAGTGAAGAAGCTGAGCACCAACACAACATCCGGAAAGGCAGACTGTGGGTGACCGTGATTTTTACCATTGTAAAATGATGTACAGCATCTGCTCTGCATTTTGTTCTGTTCTGTTAGCCTCTCTGTTTGCACACCtgtgaatataaaaaataaagacaTGCTCTGTTTTGTAAAGTCTTCTTTCATGAAGAGTCTTCCAGAAGCTATGGCAAATAAATGCAAGTAATTCAGATACTATGAAAATGCTCTAAGGAAGTTACATACCACACAGGCAGCTAGGTATTGACTGGGGTAACACAGTATACAAGGACACCAATGAGTACATGTAGGGATGTTTACCTTTACTTCAGTCTTGATTcgtcttttttaacttttattaatgacATATTTACCTTCATAGATATAATTAAAAAGAGGATATTTGATAGTGGATGGGCATGTGAAATGACCAACTGCCAATATGGGGCACATGCATTCATAATACATTGGGCTTTGCAAATAGGTTATCCTGAGATAATATAGAATAGTTAGGTCACAATTTAAAGGTTTTGTCCTGATTAAAAAAGGAGGGTCTTTTTGTTAGAAATAGCACCACCCTTGCTCATAGGgggtgtctggtattacagctaatCCTGATTCATGCTCTTGGGCTGAACTGCAATAGCACAGTGGTGcagattcttaaaaaaaaaagtaaatttatcAACATCAAAGTAATAACATTGCCACAACTCACAAGACAATTTAGACAGTTTCCTCTGCTTTAAACCTCCTTATGGCTGACATGCTTAACACAGATATTCTGAACGTGCACTTTATGGGTCTTTTTGGTCATGCCTTTTTTCAAGACTCTTTCCAAAATTGTTGAGAAGAGAGCAAAAGTGTCTGCAATACATATTTAATTTGGTGCACAACATGTAGTTCactttttgccacaatttttattAAAGAGTAATTCCTGAAGTAGTGATGATATTAAAAAGTAACATCAGTGAAAATTCATGCATCAACTCTTAAAACATATGTTGGTAAGTAATGCTGGTATAGTTTATGGTCGCTGTGGGATGCTGCCGAAGAAGTGATTTGTTGGAAATTCCGGAGCTCAGATTCTGGAAAATTAATAAGCATTGCCCTTTTTCTGGGGATTAGTGTGGGTCCAGGGAGTAGACTCCTAAATAGATAATCTTAACAGCCGATGCCTCATGACAATGCCTTTTTATATGCCCTATCAGTCTGATAGGTGAGGATACCACCTCTGTGTCCTACACCTATCTTGTGTTCTGGTCCCCACCTTCCCCATCCACCCTAAATAAGGTGGTTGGGGGTGGTtaacagaaatagccaagtgccCTGTACTACACTTTTTCTGTAACTCACATAGAAGACAACGAGAGTTAcgcaaacagcatagcacagcaagCTACGCTGTTTTCATAACTCTAGAGCTGTGGAAATAGCATAACTCCATGTGCTGTTTGCttaacattgacttctatgggaggaaGGGAAACAGCGTAGCTCAGCTgagcttggctgtttccataatcaCAACTACCCAGCCACTTCATATTCAGCGGTGCTTCAATCTCAACCATATCTGACcgaaatgggaaaacccctttacatgGTCACATGAAATACTACTTTTCCCATGCAATGGCCACTGTTGGAACATGTATGTCCAGCTGTAGCTCCCCCCAGCGATATCAGCTATCCACTGTGAAAATCAGAAGCTGGACTCAAGGGAATATTCTAATCATAAGGCCTGCTTCAATTAAAAAAAGTTGATGAGGCAACTCCTTTTAAATTAGAAGCAAAGCCGACTCATAGATACATACCTATCGTCTAGCTGAAATGTTTCAGATATAGTATGAACACAAATGGCCAATACTCATTTCAAATTTAGCATTATATAGCATATCAATGTTGGCTGCATGCATGGACTCTTAGAATTTTGTACACCCACATGTTCTGAGCatgttagctagagatgagcgagcatactcgccaaggacaattactcgagcgagcattgtccttggcgagtacctgcccactcggaagaaaagattcaggtgccggtgggggctcccccctgctcactcccgcaaatcACTGcttacccgcgccggcacccgaatcttttcttccgagcgggcaggtactcgctaaggacaatactcgcttgagcaattgtccttagcgagtatgctcgctcatctctaatgttagtgcttccatctaatttgcagcaattaAGAGAATCTATCATGTCCACATggtcaatattcctgcagaacaatttcaacacctagtgcaGACTTATACAGCTTGGCGGTAGATAGGGGTCAAAATTTAAATAGCCAAACCTCTTGGGTATAGATAGGTTGTTAGTGGCTTCAAAGTGGTGCCAAAGATTGTATTCTTTTGGAAGGGCTATAACTTCTTGGCAAACAAGGCACAGTATTTTCTTTCGTATAAGTAAACATGTATCTACTGCATTGATCCACTCTGGATTAAATGCCCTATGTTCTGAGTCGATCTTCTGTTTCTTTTTATCACTCATTTTACATCGCCCCAAACATTTTTACTCTCCAAAAAAGTGCTCACTGTCCCTGCACTGCTGTTGGATTCCCAGAAGAAACTTTCTGCATCGCCTGTACCACAACACTTTCCACTCTGCGATCGCTGTTGGTTATACCACTGCTCCCGGGGCCTAAAAGACCTTCCCTGACATCACACTCCTGTGACTGGTCATGCAGCGAAGGAGGGGATAGTGGGCATTAGCTGCATTTCAACGCAAGGTTCAAGTCACTCAGCTGATCCCCTCAATTGCTGAGCGGCCACTCACATGAATGTGATTCAGGGAAGGTCCCTTAGGCTAGTCATACTAGCCACTAGTGTGACATGACTATGTCATGGATtgtgacatgactatgatgtcaagaGTCTAGCAGTTAGCCtcttgacatcatagtcatgtcacagtccGCAGGCCGCCAGAAATCATTTGCCGGGCAACTTGTGGCCCATGAGCTGTATGTTGTACAGGCCTGACCTAGCAGCATACATGCCACGATGAATTGCTGCGACTCTTAAAGCCAAAACAGGTCCAACATGTTACTAGATGGACTTCTCTAATAAACTGGTCATTCAGTGTACGTGTAAGAGATGCTGAGTACATACTGGTAGTAAAATATTATAGAATGTGCAATCACTTCTTGTATGCCTACGAGGACACAACATGTATAATTAGCAGTTCTGCTGTTCAATGAAATACAAATGATCTCTTACATTTTTGTATAGAAATACAGTGAAATTGTTGCAGCAATTTGTGTCTGGTCCAACATGAGCAAATGAAAATTAATCGAAGGTATCAAAGCTGCTTTCACACTTCCAGACAAAATGAATATGTTCTTTCTTATTAATCCTTGTACTCCAGGTAAGGACATGCTATGTGGAAGGTTATTCACCTCATTAAACTGAGTTTTACTAATGAACCAGTCATATGGCTTTATTAAAGCATTGAGTCATGGTGGAAGAAACTCTTCagcagtgtaagggcttatttgtacaagtgtatatcagccggtgtTTTCACTGCCCGCCGATATACGATTTTATCTGACCAGTCTCCCCTTCCCTTGctctctgcctctcccctccccctccagctgcttttaaccctttgcaatccaattttgaattcaggtttcctagggggctttctctttctgccattttacaatggcgccatctgctggctagagccagtactgcaactatgacatgctggagaggcccctgagaacaaagcggccagtaatatacaataataataccctgccagatgtcttctgacatcggagctgtacaggcttcaatcaaaatgttggaagatgtcagacagtggattggaaagggttaatggtagtgggcaggatggggcggagctaagctcccgacccgtgtccgcagc
The nucleotide sequence above comes from Eleutherodactylus coqui strain aEleCoq1 chromosome 2, aEleCoq1.hap1, whole genome shotgun sequence. Encoded proteins:
- the LOC136610767 gene encoding cocaine- and amphetamine-regulated transcript protein-like, with the protein product MDSSSRLRLLTLGSCLLLLVISAVCGQEDSSDLETRALRDFYPKDAIPASEKELLGALQEVLEKLQSKRVPSWEKKFGQVPVCDVGEQCAVRKASRIGKLCNCPRGSACNFFLLKCL